From a single Solenopsis invicta isolate M01_SB chromosome 4, UNIL_Sinv_3.0, whole genome shotgun sequence genomic region:
- the LOC105195559 gene encoding protein outspread isoform X3: MSGGTTGGGGGGGGGGGGRGTGAECRKFAPNIFNKSKCSSCFKQKEEHSAEALECNRATRKISKCGYLFVAPGWDFSNPLNRTKRWQRRWFVLYDDGELTYSVDEHPETVPQARIDMTRVLEVAAAEDVTGHPYSLAVTSPEGVTFVKGTCREETRWWTDVLQVYSRNKGRHKRNATFPGGQTTILQVTPTIRSNTPNPPRPRFNSCRSEPRSSAWIPETGGGTSDLCSSVFSSTPSLVTTSVVTATSNSVLTNGNGTESVSEIRNSLSPLRALENGSTGNYLTTVTSTTSSSSLNGNVCSTIYSTSSTAISTATTTTASSIVSSLADKPPMIPNDGTRATSYRDQPASSASPPTRDKLRAEDKARRRMSQQGERTGGIIGDTASPASGEKLDDDACRRIFLEHEREREGKLRDIAASLTQPRVRRIKPRTSEPTRDVVDAVNAAHQDKLIRGDPDGCGLDISGIRYSPTSELRVDLPAEDLLNIKKGWLMKQGLNKEWNKHWFVLRGCGLMYYRDPCAEDKGIMDGVIDLNTVTAVTPLQVARNYGFQTVAWDDRGSTVLSAVTAGIRSSWMSAIRRAANLPDPDSNVDSLAVCPDTQQETNPQSPTTSITDRERDSVVPSTSITPRSVLFSSDEEYRTASEGGRRESGDWSEMPVSPPLVRNGDWPMTLKGSGWSDSANHEWSELPPSPPLTRTALSRVKARSRSSSRSRVYKRSRSSPPSSRRSTLDSVRSEDLMMACCELGEDEEQSNGHLQSNSCLSSTNDSPLIVELLENQVSLLRDQLDQNQSHPSALLVIVERQENEIESLKSQLNAARTDIASAEKELSRLRQQKAEASIREKQVEELLNTIQRTEQQRNKDLDDLEKMKKVYNREKEVLECKLLETEAILRETTERCEILTKELTSNHRTVEHLQTETAALSDRLSQGIEENERLYNRVRELEKGGLSASRERGRSFDSLSDLTNIELDLDLTTLDKERVMEEYDELRSRFEKAIMEIRAMRKELREAHATQDVLELEIFAHKQDAANVSETNQAQMQLMASRIQDLTNKLAASEKQIRTLKQKLTKAESRDKRRSLSLKGRESFQISQEVEDKLLDLENKICAIERGKSISAPVSAGSSSKESSPNPKKEKRRESKNLDRARLRRKSLDSATSSEPMKVLIRLSTLETKVASVAETMVSDAEKDSSECSEISGSSEISLEVLARLKKLERVISKSKRRLEKCLGSTQAEDKAEKCLREVNEILDSCLECKKNQASAQIIESVGVVVSRLETILKDKLSELTKRRQLLAQEGRLDEREKMRLVAERIAFESVILRQIKCALNRTTDRSAVLSELVETSQLVSSLKRKIHGTKPKTYQKTNYIQYLTKVLANKLVLIGHASVSTETPKEISAARSESLNFLLQKQREINEIMRKYKDAKLRQLAESLAAETLSLSEQEDFAGKQISGSNKKLLEDRRIREAWALAQETVSKELVQAEVSHVIMRYGQLYEQNVTSITDICLSFDNAENVKLESWVDAAQARLRQEMEVSIHELSEAYEDCLRTMKKNKLTTFDSKHESRQLLTDYADIIAHKALIDSRIALLQETTRQSSTPLSGETFVSSLIRNEEILSCLANDEGYDLQSNPILDAEYSYLYQRLTKECEDRISGRRESKEQLKNVSQSLFHLEENLAELSKCIKDKTGVKIDNMIWSKSTSSITDWSSVCEKCLHLREQIRKLSDYMNNMSCQTCNQLQETIQKITNEHNQELETLKRNQERDLMDVKGELDSQRQSLTTQYEHEAASLRERARKLEHRLNAMDSEHSAHVNELRAAYQRSISAELDTDAETRKRYKEEIKQLRALCEKGLLAMENSHRRIIAEMEEKHRQELENLRVEKEQALSEETQATLAALDAMRKAHEHEVQKEIAKFKQEFIKQMQAREDIGVLHKEHEEEMEEIKQEILSLSAKYSSKCVESAALEEKVGNLSKQLAQAQQHIMQLDARNKQLRAHLVLETNDSGINDTIQILRGRDNELAEPREEMHRLQQQFKVAQQQRCESAAALAPSGGRRPSRMKSTSSRRHTPSVPTLVTHPASPRNPQLSPLQS, translated from the exons GGTCGGCACAAGCGAAACGCAACCTTCCCCGGTGGACAGACGACGATCCTGCAAGTTACGCCGACGATTCGAA GTAACACGCCAAATCCACCGCGACCGCGCTTCAATAGCTGCCGATCGGAGCCGCGCAGCAGCGCATGGATTCCAGAGACCGGAGGTGGAACATCGGATCTGTGCTCTTCCGTTTTCTCGTCGACGCCGTCCTTGGTGACGACCAGTGTCGTCACCGCCACCAGCAACAGCGTGCTGACCAACGGCAACGGCACGGAGAGCGTCTCCGAAATCAGGAACAGCCTGTCGCCTCTGCGTGCTCTCGAGAACGGCTCCACGGGAAATTATCTGACCACAGTGACGTCAaccacgtcgtcgtcgtcgttgaacGGCAACGTCTGCAGCACAATCTACTCGACTTCCTCGACGGCCATCtcaacggcgacgacgacaacggcgagcAGCATTGTCTCGTCGTTGGCCGATAAGCCGCCGATGATCCCCAACGATGGCACGAGGGCGACAAGCTATCGAGATCAACCTGCTAGCAGCGCGTCACCGCCGACCCGGGACAAGCTACGGGCCGAGGACAAGGCCAGGCGCAGGATGAGTCAGCAGGGCGAGCGAACCGGCGGCATCATCGGCGACACAGCCAGCCCAGCCTCCGGCGAGAAACTAG aCGACGACGCGTGCCGGAGGATATTTTTGGAGCACGAacgggagagagagggaaagctACGAGACATAGCAGCTTCGTTAACGCAGCCACGAGTGAGGAGAATTAAGCCGAGAACCTCGGAGCCAACCAGGGACGTCGTGGATGCAGTCAATGCGGCTCATCAGGATAAACTT ATCAGAGGCGATCCGGACGGCTGCGGTCTAGATATTTCTGGCATCAGGTATTCGCCTACGTCTGAATTAAGAGTCGATCTGCCAGCGGAGGACTTGCTGAACATCAAGAAGGGCTGGCTGATGAAGCAAGGCTTAAATAAG gaATGGAATAAACACTGGTTTGTTCTGAGAGGCTGCGGCTTGATGTACTACAGGGATCCCTGTGCGGAGGACAAGGGCATCATGGACGGCGTTATAGACCTCAATACTGTCACCGCGGTCACGCCACTTCAGGTCGCACGAAATTACGGATTCCAGACTGTC GCTTGGGACGACAGAGGTAGCACGGTGCTGTCCGCAGTGACAGCCGGCATTAGGTCCAGTTGGATGTCGGCCATCAGAAGAGCGGCCAACCTACCTGATCCTGATAGTAATGTTGATTCTCTTGCTGTTTGCCCGGATACTCAGCAAGAGACGAATCCGCAATCTCCTACCAC ATCCATTACGGATCGTGAAAGAGATTCCGTCGTTCCATCAACATCTATCACACCCAGATCAGTGCTGTTCTCATCTGACGAAGAGTACAGGACTGCTTCTGAGGGTGGACGAAGAGAGTCTGGCGATTGGTCGGAGATGCCGGTGTCACCACCGCTGGTAAGGAATGGCGATTGGCCTATGACGCTGAAGGGTTCTGGCTGGTCAGATTCAGCGAACCACGAGTGGTCGGAACTGCCACCATCGCCACCGTTGACGAGAACTGCTTTATCAAGAGTGAAAGCTCGATCTAGATCGAGTTCCAGATCGAGAGTTTACAAAAGAAGTCGGAGCTCGCCACCGAGTTCGCGTAGGAGCACCCTGGATAGTGTAAGATCAGAGGATCTGATGATGGCTTGCTGCGAACTCGGTGAGGACGAGGAGCAAAGTAATGGTCACCTGCAGAGCAATAGCTGCCTCTCGAGCACCAATGACAGCCCTCTTATCGTCGAGCTTTTGGAAAATCAAGTGTCGCTGCTGCGCGATCAGCTGGATCAAAATCAGTCTCATCCGAGTGCGTTACTAGTCATTGTTGAGCGTCAGGAGAATGAAATCGAGAGCTTGAAGTCACAGCTGAATGCGGCGCGAACTGACATTGCGAGCGCGGAAAAGGAGCTGTCCAGACTCCGACAACAAAAAGCGGAGGCGTCTATCAGGGAGAAACAGGTGGAAGAATTATTGAATACGATTCAGAGGACGGAACAGCAGAGGAACAAGGATTTGGATGATTTGGAGAAGATGAAAAAAGTGTACAACAGGGAGAAGGAGGTCTTGGAATGTAAATTACTTGAAACAGAGGCTATTCTGCGAGAGACGACAGAGAGATGCGAAATACTTACGAAAGAACTGACATCAAATCATCGAACTGTTGAGCATTTACAGACAGAAACAGCAGCTCTCAGCGACAGATTGTCGCAAG GCATTGAAGAAAATGAACGACTTTATAACAGAGTAAGGGAATTGGAAAAGGGCGGACTCTCTGCTTCGAGGGAACGTGGGAGAAGTTTCGATTCGCTTAGCGATTTAACCAACATCGAATTGGATTTGGATTTGACAACCTTGGACAAGGAAAG AGTCATGGAGGAATATGACGAGTTACGAAGCCGTTTCGAGAAGGCTATCATGGAAATTCGAGCAATGAGGAAAGAATTACGAGAAGCTCACGCAACACAAGATGTTCTGGAATTAGAAATCTTTGCTCATAAGCAGGATGCAGCTAACGTCAGTGAGACAAATCAAGCACAGATGCAGTTAATGGCGTCGAGAATCCAAGATTTAACTAACAAGTTAGCTGCTAGCGAAAAGCAAATTAGAACGCTAAAGCAAAAGTTGACGAAAGCTGAGAGCAGAGATAAGAGAAGATCACTCTCTTTGAAAGGAAGAGAATCTTTCCAGATCTCTCAGGAAGTGGAGGACAAACTATTGGATCTAGAAAATAAGATCTGCGCTATAGAAAGGGGTAAGAGCATTAGCGCTCCTGTTTCGGCTGGTAGCAGCTCGAAGGAATCAAGTCCTAATccgaaaaaagagaaaagaagagaaagcaAGAATCTGGATAGAGCTAGACTGCGAAGAAAATCTTTAGACAGCGCAACAAGCTCTGAACCAATGAAAGTGTTGATTAGACTAAGCACTTTGGAAACGAAAGTGGCGAGCGTCGCTGAGACCATGGTCAGTGACGCTGAGAAGGATTCTAGCGAATGTAGCGAAATTAGCGGATCCTCTGAGATATCGTTGGAGGTCCTGGCAAGGTTGAAGAAATTGGAAAGAGTAATATCAAAGTCGAAACGACGATTGGAAAAATGTCTCGGCTCAACGCAAGCGGAGGACAAGGCCGAAAAATGTTTGCGCGAGGTGAATGAAATATTGGACTCGTGCTTAGAATGTAAGAAGAATCAGGCTAGCGCTCAAATCATCGAGTCAGTAGGAGTAGTGGTATCTAGGCTAGAAACTATACTTAAGGACAAACTGAGCGAACTCACGAAGAGACGGCAGTTGCTGGCGCAGGAAGGTCGGTTagacgagagagagaagatGAGACTCGTCGCTGAAAGAATAGCCTTCGAGTCCGTGATCCTGCGGCAGATAAAGTGTGCGCTGAATCGCACGACAGACAGAAGCGCCGTTCTGAGTGAATTGGTCGAAACTAGTCAGCTTGTCTCAAGCTTAAAACGTAAGATTCACGGAACGAAGCCCAAAACATAccaaaaaacaaattacattcAGTATCTTACTAAAGTGTTAGCGAATAAGTTAGTACTGATAGGACACGCCTCCGTATCGACGGAAACGCCGAAGGAGATTAGTGCCGCTCGCAGCGAAAGTCTAAACTTTCTGCTGCAGAAGCAGCGGGAGATCAACGAGATTATGCGGAAGTATAAGGATGCGAAGTTGCGACAGCTCGCGGAATCTCTAGCCGCCGAGACGTTGAGTCTGTCCGAGCAAGAAGACTTCGCGGGTAAGCAGATCAGCGGCTCGAACAAGAAGCTACTTGAGGATAGACGTATTCGTGAGGCATGGGCTTTGGCGCAAGAAACCGTGAGCAAGGAACTTGTGCAGGCTGAAGTATCTCACGTTATCATGCGTTATGGACAACTGTACGAGCAAAACGTTACTTCGATCACGGACATTTGCCTGAGTTTTGATAACGCGGAAAATGTTAAGCTAGAATCGTGGGTGGACGCGGCGCAGGCGCGATTGCGCCAAGAGATGGAGGTTTCCATACACGAGCTGTCAGAGGCTTACGAGGATTGTCTACGTACGATGAAGAAAAACAAGTTGACGACGTTTGACTCCAAGCACGAATCTCGTCAACTGCTCACAGACTACGCTGATATAATTGCGCACAAAGCTTTAATAGATTCCAGAATCGCCCTCCTTCAGGAAACCACTCGGCAATCATCTACACCGTTGTCTGGCGAGACTTTCGTATCTAGTCTTATTCGAAACGAAGAGATCCTTTCCTGTCTGGCAAACGACGAGGGATACGACCTTCAAAGCAATCCGATTCTCGACGCGGAGTATAGTTACCTTTATCAGCGATTGACTAAAGAATGCGAAGACAGGATATCCGGAAGGAGAGAGTCGAAAGAGCAGCTCAAGAACGTCAGTCAGTCATTGTTTCACTTGGAAGAGAATCTAGCTGAGCTCAGCAAATGTATAAAAGACAAAACAGGTGTGAAAATTGACAATATGATTTGGTCAAAATCGACGAGCAGCATCACGGATTGGTCTAGCGTGTGTGAGAAATGCTTGCATTTACGAGAACAGATAAGGAAGCTGAGCGATTACATGAACAACATGTCGTGTCAGACATGCAATCAATTGCAAGAAACTATTCAGAAGATAACTAACGAACACAATCAGGAATTGGAGACGCTCAAGCGCAATCAGGAGAGAGATCTAATGGATGTCAAGGGTGAATTGGACAGCCAACGGCAATCTCTGACGACACAATACGAGCATGAGGCGGCCAGCTTACGCGAGAGAGCCAGAAAACTAGAGCACCGTCTCAACGCAATGGATTCTGAGCATTCGGCTCACGTGAACGAGTTGAGAGCCGCTTATCAGAGATCGATAAGCGCCGAATTAGACACCGATGCCGAGACACGAAAGCGGTACAAGGAAGAGATCAAACAGCTACGTGCGTTATGCGAGAAGGGTTTGCTGGCGATGGAGAATTCGCATAGGCGCATCATTGCCGAGATGGAAGAGAAACATCGACAGGAATTAGAGAACCTCAGGGTGGAAAAGGAACAGGCGCTCTCCGAAGAGACGCAGGCGACTCTGGCAGCACTGGACGCCATGAGGAAAGCGCACGAACACGAAGTACAGAAGGAGATCGCTAAATTTAAACAGGAGTTTATCAAGCAGATGCAGGCGCGCGAGGATATCGGTGTGCTGCACAAAGAACACGA ggAGGAAATGGAGGAGATAAAGCAAGAGATTCTTTCTTTGTCCGCGAAATATTCGTCCAAGTGCGTAGAATCTGCCGCGTTAGAGGAGAAAGTGGGTAATCTATCTAAGCAACTCGCTCAAGCGCAACAGCACATCATGCAACTGGACGCGAGAAACAAGCAGCTGCGAGCGCATCTGGTGTTGGAGACGAATGACAGTGGTATCAACGATACTATTCAGATTCTGAGAGGTAGGGATAACGAGCTCGCCGAACCGAGGGAGGAGATGCATCGACTGCAACAACAATTCAAG GTGGCACAACAGCAGAGATGCGAGTCGGCAGCGGCACTGGCGCCCAGCGGTGGCAGGAGACCAAGCAGAATGAAAAGCACCAGCTCTCGCAGGCATACACCCTCCGTGCCAACGCTCGTCACACATCCCGCCTCACCCCGGAACCCGCAGCTCTCTCCGTTGCAG AGTTGA